A DNA window from Hoplias malabaricus isolate fHopMal1 chromosome 5, fHopMal1.hap1, whole genome shotgun sequence contains the following coding sequences:
- the srsf6a gene encoding serine and arginine rich splicing factor 6a isoform X2, protein MPRVYIGRLSYHVREKDIQRFFSGYGKLLEVDLKNGYGFVEFEDTRDADDAVYELNGKELCGERVMVEHARGPRRDRDGYGGGGYYGGGRSGYSSRSRSGRDKYGPPVRTEYRLIVENLSSRCSWQDLKDFMRQAGEVTYADAHKERTNEGVIEFRSHSDMRRALEKLDGTDINGRKIRLIEDKPRRRRSYSGSRSRSRSRRRSRSRSRRSSRSRSNSKSRSRSRQKSRSHSGRKSHSKSPSSKSRSRARKSHSRSRTEKSRSKSRSRSDTRKSRSKSTSKVKSERGSRGQSKEKSTSKKSRSRSASPAENGNEERCKSASRSPSPPVEKSASKSPERASRSRSKSASRSKSRSRSRSASQD, encoded by the exons ATGCCTCGGGTTTATATCGGCCGCCTGAGCTACCACGTCCGCGAGAAGGACATCCAGCGCTTCTTCAGCGGTTACGGGAAACTGCTGGAGGTCGACCTGAAAAACGG ATATGGCTTTGTGGAGTTCGAGGACACCAGGGACGCTGATGATGCGGTGTATGAGCTGAATGGGAAAGAGCTGTGTGGCGAGAGAGTGATGGTGGAACATGCCAGAGGACCTCGACGAGATCGAGATGGATACGGTGGCGGAGGTTATTATGGAGGGGGCCGCA GTGGCTACAGCAGCAGAAGTCGCTCAGGCAGGGACAAATATGGTCCTCCTGTTCGCACAGAGTACCGACTCATCGTGGAGAATCTCTCCAGCCGCTGCAGCTGGCAAGACCTGAAG GACTTCATGAGGCAGGCAGGGGAGGTGACCTATGCGGATGCCCATAAAGAGCGCACCAATGAGGGGGTCATTGAGTTCCGCTCACACTCTGACATGCGGAGAGCGCTGGAGAAACTGGATGGTACCGATATTAATGGCCGTAAAATCCGTCTGATCGAGGACAAACCACGCCGTCGCCGCTCATACTCTGGAAGTCGCTCTAG GTCCCGAAGCCGCCGCCGCTCTCGCAGCAGGAGCCGCCGAAGCAGCCGTTCTCGTAGCAACTCAAAGTCTCGCTCAAG GTCTCGCCAGAAGTCTCGATCCCACTCTGGCCGCAAGTCCCACTCCAAATCTCCCTCGAGCAAGTCCCGATCCCGCGCTCGCAAATCTCACTCGCGCTCTCGCACCGAGAAGTCTCGCAGCAAGTCCCGATCCCGCTCTGACACCCGCAAGTCCCGCTCCAAGAGCACATCTAAAGTGAAGTCTGAGCGAGGTTCCCGAGGCCAATCCAAGGAGAAATCGACCAGCAAGAAATCCCGCAGCCGCTCTGCTTCTCCCGCAGAGAACGGAAACGAAGAGCGCTGCAAATCCGCCTCTCGCTCTCCTTCTCCCCCGGTGGAGAAGAGCGCCTCCAAGTCTCCAGAACGAGCTTCCCGATCTCGCTCCAAATCAGCATCACGCTCCAAATCCAGATCCAGATCCAGGTCCGCCTCCCAGGActag
- the srsf6a gene encoding serine and arginine rich splicing factor 6a isoform X1, which yields MPRVYIGRLSYHVREKDIQRFFSGYGKLLEVDLKNGYGFVEFEDTRDADDAVYELNGKELCGERVMVEHARGPRRDRDGYGGGGYYGGGRSGYSSRSRSGRDKYGPPVRTEYRLIVENLSSRCSWQDLKDFMRQAGEVTYADAHKERTNEGVIEFRSHSDMRRALEKLDGTDINGRKIRLIEDKPRRRRSYSGSRSRSRSRRRSRSRSRRSSRSRSNSKSRSRSRSRRHRSQSRSRQKSRSHSGRKSHSKSPSSKSRSRARKSHSRSRTEKSRSKSRSRSDTRKSRSKSTSKVKSERGSRGQSKEKSTSKKSRSRSASPAENGNEERCKSASRSPSPPVEKSASKSPERASRSRSKSASRSKSRSRSRSASQD from the exons ATGCCTCGGGTTTATATCGGCCGCCTGAGCTACCACGTCCGCGAGAAGGACATCCAGCGCTTCTTCAGCGGTTACGGGAAACTGCTGGAGGTCGACCTGAAAAACGG ATATGGCTTTGTGGAGTTCGAGGACACCAGGGACGCTGATGATGCGGTGTATGAGCTGAATGGGAAAGAGCTGTGTGGCGAGAGAGTGATGGTGGAACATGCCAGAGGACCTCGACGAGATCGAGATGGATACGGTGGCGGAGGTTATTATGGAGGGGGCCGCA GTGGCTACAGCAGCAGAAGTCGCTCAGGCAGGGACAAATATGGTCCTCCTGTTCGCACAGAGTACCGACTCATCGTGGAGAATCTCTCCAGCCGCTGCAGCTGGCAAGACCTGAAG GACTTCATGAGGCAGGCAGGGGAGGTGACCTATGCGGATGCCCATAAAGAGCGCACCAATGAGGGGGTCATTGAGTTCCGCTCACACTCTGACATGCGGAGAGCGCTGGAGAAACTGGATGGTACCGATATTAATGGCCGTAAAATCCGTCTGATCGAGGACAAACCACGCCGTCGCCGCTCATACTCTGGAAGTCGCTCTAG GTCCCGAAGCCGCCGCCGCTCTCGCAGCAGGAGCCGCCGAAGCAGCCGTTCTCGTAGCAACTCAAAGTCTCGCTCAAG GTCTCGCTCCCGCCGCCACCGCTCTCAATCCAGGTCTCGCCAGAAGTCTCGATCCCACTCTGGCCGCAAGTCCCACTCCAAATCTCCCTCGAGCAAGTCCCGATCCCGCGCTCGCAAATCTCACTCGCGCTCTCGCACCGAGAAGTCTCGCAGCAAGTCCCGATCCCGCTCTGACACCCGCAAGTCCCGCTCCAAGAGCACATCTAAAGTGAAGTCTGAGCGAGGTTCCCGAGGCCAATCCAAGGAGAAATCGACCAGCAAGAAATCCCGCAGCCGCTCTGCTTCTCCCGCAGAGAACGGAAACGAAGAGCGCTGCAAATCCGCCTCTCGCTCTCCTTCTCCCCCGGTGGAGAAGAGCGCCTCCAAGTCTCCAGAACGAGCTTCCCGATCTCGCTCCAAATCAGCATCACGCTCCAAATCCAGATCCAGATCCAGGTCCGCCTCCCAGGActag
- the kcnk15 gene encoding potassium channel subfamily K member 15 produces MQKQTVRTLSLILCMLCYLLVGAAVFDALESETENSRKRALEHKRSEMKRLYGFSEEDYREIERLVLRAEPHRAGRQWKLAGSFYFAITVITTIGYGHAAPGTDAGKVFCMFYALLGIPLTLVMFQSLGERMNTFVRFLLHRTKQCLGFRRTEVSMENMVLVGFLSCLGTLCIGAAAFSHYEGWTFFHAYYYCFITLTTIGFGDFVALQKNEDLQQKTPYVVFSFMYILVGLTVIGAFLNLVVLRFLTMNTEDERRDAQERASIKRRQNLRFLADVTDQHSHSHIFLPIEEGTSCTNLIPSPVDERYSRPTLPRIPSSSSPEQSCLSSLCSCLCYRLGFSNSFIPSRTQRPSCHIRSVYYNSISYRIHQGSLTRDNTGLSSPGSNLSPGHSFREFPRLRRKSV; encoded by the exons atgcagAAGCAGACTGTGCGGACGCTGTCTCTGATCCTGTGTATGCTCTGTTACCTGCTGGTGGGTGCAGCCGTCTTCGACGCGctggagagtgagacagagaacaGCAGGAAACGAGCGCTCGAGCACAAACGAAGTGAGATGAAGCGCCTCTATGGCTTCAGTGAGGAGGATTACCGCGAGATAGAGCGTCTGGTTCTCCGGGCTGAGCCGCACCGAGCTGGACGCCAGTGGAAACTTGCCGGATCCTTCTACTTCGCCATCACCGTCATCACCACCATCG GTTATGGACATGCTGCTCCAGGAACTGATGCTGGGAAGGTCTTCTGCATGTTTTATGCCCTCCTGGGAATCCCTCTCACTCTGGTGATGTTCCAGAGTCTGGGAGAAAGGATGAACACTTTTGTTCGGTTCCTTCTTCATCGCACCAAGCAGTGCCTGGGCTTTAGGCGTACAGAAGTGTCCATGGAGAACATGGTTCTGGTCGGCTTCCTGTCTTGCCTCGGGACACTGTGTATCGGAGCGGCTGCCTTTTCCCACTACGAAGGTTGGACATTCTTCCATGCCTACTATTACTGCTTCATCACCTTGACCACCATTGGATTTGGAGACTTTGTGGCCTTGCAGAAGAATGAGGATCTTCAGCAGAAGACGCCCTATGTGGTCTTCAGCTTCATGTACATCCTGGTTGGGTTGACAGTGATCGGGGCCTTCCTTAATCTGGTGGTGCTGCGATTCCTGACTATGAACACTGAAGACGAGAGAAGGGACGCCCAAGAAAGGGCCTCGATTAAGAGGCGTCAGAACCTTAGGTTCCTTGCAGATGTGACAGATCAGCATAGTCATAGTCATATCTTTCTGCCAATCGAGGAAGGCACCAGCTGCACCAACCTCATCCCATCGCCAGTGGATGAAAGATACTCCCGCCCGACCCTTCCTCGCATCCCCTCTAGTTCGTCCCCTGAGCAATCCTGCTTGAGTTCACTATGCTCTTGCCTGTGCTACCGCCTTGGCTTCAGCAACAGCTTCATCCCCTCCCGAACCCAGCGTCCCAGCTGCCACATCAGATCCGTCTACTACAACTCCATTTCCTACAGGATCCACCAAGGATCTCTCACCAGGGACAACACTGGACTCTCCTCCCCAGGAAGCAACTTGTCTCCTGGGCACAGCTTCAGAGAATTCCCCCGCTTGCGGAGGAAGTCAGTGTAA